AAAGCCGAATTAGCCAGCCCCCAGAGAGGTGGGTGTTCGGAGCATCCCAAATCACTAATTCCttaacggcggcggcgtggcATGACTAGCTTGTAAGAGACTTTAATTCCTATCCGTACGATTAAGCTGCTTCAGGGCCAATACCAAAGTGTCCAttcgctttctcgctctctatctctctgtctctctctctctcttacttcACCATTTCTCTCGAGCTTCCAaaatgatgcgatgcgaaccacaaaacaaaccacaaccgaGCGTTAACCGACCGTGAAAGCGTAAAATATAAACCGCAATATGTTCGTACACGATCGACATCGAACTCGTTGAAAGGCAGCTCTTTAAGGCAGCGATAGACATCCATTGAAGAGCTTGGCACCTCTCTACGATTCACGCCGAATTGTCGATTGATTGTTGAGTTGTTGAGATTGAGTGTCAGTAGCGCCAGCAGTGATGAGTTGAACAGTagccgcagaagaagaagcagcagcagcaatcggcaTCGtcatgattgattgattagaCTGCCGTAATTGCAGCTAGCTGCATCTGGTAGTaccactagtagtagtagtggtagtagctaGTAGTAttagaagtagtagtaatgatgatggtgatctgATCGCCATCTCATCATGTGCAATAAGTAGCTATAGAGTGAGTAGTGTAACGTGGTCGCCCGGATCAGTCTGAGTCCGATCAACGGTGAAAGCGCTTGACAGTGTGAGCGGTAGAGGTGCGCTGTAGCACTTTCACTTGCACATTACCTCGTACCGCGACAGTGCGGGAAGCGAATTGTAATATTTGTAATTCCTTAATCGTAGCCCTAGAGCCATCCAAACATCCCCCAGGCTACTGTCTGTACACGTTGTCTGTCCCTAGTTTCCCTAGTTAGCTCCTAGTTAGCGTCTAGTTAGACCATTAGCTCGTTAGTTTCAATGTTTTAGTAACAAACGGTAGCAAAGTGGACAGGAAGAGATATCGTCGATTTTAATGAGGGCACGAtggatttcagttggtttAGTTTGATGAATGTTGCATGTACTAGCATGACCATGACCTGTAAGACATCCCCTTCCATCCCCGGGCCTCTCCTGGTCTTCCATACAACATTAGACTTAAGGCATGTACCTGTACCCCAACAAAACCTTCCTCTCTTACGAGCTTTACGGACTACGCCAGCATGATGTGACCACGTGActaaccaaaaacaaaccaataaaaTGAACTTCCTCGTTGGTTCTTTTTCCAGTTTTTAGTAATCGTGCTTTCACGCCATTCATTTCACCGCTGTACAGTCGGCATCGTTCTTTGTTGTCCGCTATGCTTGCAATCCGGTTTCTGTCTCTTTACATTCTACTGGCTCCCGTTTCTAGCTGGTTCCTCGGTAACTGGGGTAGTAGTGCTGCATGAAATTAACTGTCCAATTGCTCCAAGGAACCGCCTCACACCAATGATGCTTGATGAGGAAGGATGCGATGATGAGCCTGTGATCTGTGTGTTCTAGCAATATACTATCTTCTGTCTCGTTGCAGCTACGCGTACAAGCGACCGAGTGAGCTGCTGAAAACGAAGATCGGCACGTCCGGGTTTGTGGTGTCGACCAGCACCAAGGTACTGACGGGTGGTGAGCGTAGCCCAAGCTCCTCTTCCCTTTCGTTCAAATCcggcgaagcgaaagcgaacgatCAGCTAACGCTCAGTTTTCAGGATCGATTTGCGGGCCATGCCGGTGTCGCCGAGCCGCTAACCGACGAGGAATACCAGAATGAGCTACACCGAGCGACGGAACGTGTACCAGTGCGGACCACCACACCCCGTGAGGGTCTGTCCACTTGGGTTCTATTGTCCGGTAGTGATTCAACGGAATCGAAAGCGGAATCTACAAGTACCACGACCCGGAAGGCACAAATTATGCACACCAGTACCCCAAAACCAGCGGCCATGGGTTCAACGACGAAGCGCTACCAAACACCGACGATGCGTCGGAACCTACCGACCACTACCCAGCGTCCggtgaagacgacgacgacaacatcgGTGgttgaggagaagaaggaaaaaccaacgaaaccgaTCCCGAAACAAAAGGTAGCCACTACCACGCTGAAGCCCGTGATTGTGAAGAAGGTTAAaaagccaccaacaacaacaacaacagcggccacaacgaccacgacgtccacgacgacaacgccgaaaccgacgacgacggcgacatcGACAACAACGTCCACATCCACCACAACCGAGCTGGTCCTGACGGAGCAAAGTGCCTCGACGGTTGCGAACGATCTTCCGACCAGAGGCGATCCCGCTGCTGGCATCCCGGTTGACAGCGAGAGCGACAGTTCCATCGAGACGTCCACCTTCCTGATCATGGAACCGAAAGACGCCATGTTCGATCTACCCGAAGATCGGTCACCCTCGAaggtggcaccggtggccaccaagaCGAAGAAAGTAACCCGCAAACCGAACGCCAAATCCCCagccaccggcggtggtggagcagcCGGAACGAAAAAGAAGCCAGCCAACaagaaaaaccgcaaaccggaGGTAAAGGATGGTGTGGCGAAACCACCGAACAAGAACGGCGCCGCCAAACCCGTCTCGACGCAGATCATTAACTATCTATCCCGCGAGGTGATGCCCACGGTCGGTGTGGGTTTGGTTGGACTAGTGATGGCGGCCGGACTGGCATCTTACTTCCTCGGCAGTCCACTGGGGGCGTTACGGCGCTCCGACGATCGTAAGGACGATCTGTACTACTCGAACTACGAGGAGTACGCCGGACCGGATGGCCAGAATGAGGAGGATGTGTTTGGGAAGCTGATCGCGGGTATGCCAGATCGTTCGTACTAtcgcaacaacggcaacgtcCGCCGTCgcatccaacaacaaccgcagcagcaacaacagcaacaagcaccggtccggaccgggcaTCAATACTACCACGTGCAACCGTACACGGGCAACAAGTATCCCCACATTACGTACCGCAATCGGGCGTACGGTGGTGCCAACGCACCCGAGATGTACTCTAACATTAACCGGCAGGCCCAGGTGCAGGCGAAATCGCAGAACCTTGTCCCCGAGTTCCATTacacaccaccgacaccgtacTATCCGGCACGGATGAGCCCAGCAACCAATGAACTGGCCACCGTAcgtccagcaccaccgcccaTGGCACCGGTTTACAGTGCCGCTGCCGCTACGCAAGCAGCAcctccatcgacgacgacgacaacgacggcgttACCCGGCACCGAAAGCCCTCTGCAGGACGCGGAACCCGAACACGAGATGATGCCCCATCCGGAGGCGTACTCCTCGGAGCACAGCCCGGAGCATCATGCGCACTACGTGGTCGGTGGCGCAGGAAGCAGCTACGTCGATTCGATGCTCGATATGATCAACTCGGCCTCGATGCCGGAACACGGTCCGAGGAAGAAGCGAGCGGTAATGAGCGCCAGTTCCGAAGAGGATTTCGATAATGaaatcgatgtcgatgatgataaCGAATATACGAAGGAGGTAGCGAATACCGAGGGCACCGATG
The sequence above is a segment of the Anopheles darlingi chromosome 2, idAnoDarlMG_H_01, whole genome shotgun sequence genome. Coding sequences within it:
- the LOC125951042 gene encoding uncharacterized protein LOC125951042, translated to MKTFVVSWALVVALLMGPVLARPNLVEPIYLRRRSNPLEIIEESIESGSAANGSSPTSSDQSTEQQASVSGETTNIPQQTAAAAAAASADAADITIGTTGTGGSTSERTTHQPSYAYKRPSELLKTKIGTSGFVVSTSTKVLTGGERSPSSSSLSFKSGEAKANDQLTLSFQDRFAGHAGVAEPLTDEEYQNELHRATERVPVRTTTPREGLSTWVLLSGSDSTESKAESTSTTTRKAQIMHTSTPKPAAMGSTTKRYQTPTMRRNLPTTTQRPVKTTTTTSVVEEKKEKPTKPIPKQKVATTTLKPVIVKKVKKGDPAAGIPVDSESDSSIETSTFLIMEPKDAMFDLPEDRSPSKVAPVATKTKKVTRKPNAKSPATGGGGAAGTKKKPANKKNRKPEVKDGVAKPPNKNGAAKPVSTQIINYLSREVMPTVGVGLVGLVMAAGLASYFLGSPLGALRRSDDRKDDLYYSNYEEYAGPDGQNEEDVFGKLIAGMPDRSYYRNNGNVRRRIQQQPQQQQQQQAPVRTGHQYYHVQPYTGNKYPHITYRNRAYGGANAPEMYSNINRQAQVQAKSQNLVPEFHYTPPTPYYPARMSPATNELATVRPAPPPMAPVYSAAAATQAAPPSTTTTTTALPGTESPLQDAEPEHEMMPHPEAYSSEHSPEHHAHYVVGGAGSSYVDSMLDMINSASMPEHGPRKKRAVMSASSEEDFDNEIDVDDDNEYTKEVANTEGTDEAPAQTETDSMTTTTMNPEETSTTEGHRYTWGDFIRNTVERKVQMGLHFLQHVTMDFQRYLNGVQTHLVHHSSSTEPAEHQ